The proteins below come from a single Saccharopolyspora sp. SCSIO 74807 genomic window:
- a CDS encoding RNA-binding S4 domain-containing protein, with product MRDVEIRDGTIRLGQLLKLAGLAEHGAEAKALLEDAEVLVNDEVEVRRGRQLGDGDLVTLGDETVRVVAA from the coding sequence ATGCGCGACGTCGAGATCCGGGACGGCACCATCCGGCTGGGCCAGCTGCTGAAGCTGGCCGGCCTCGCCGAGCACGGGGCGGAGGCGAAAGCCCTGCTGGAGGACGCCGAGGTGCTGGTCAACGACGAGGTGGAGGTCCGGCGCGGACGTCAGCTCGGCGATGGCGACCTGGTGACCCTCGGCGACGAGACCGTGCGGGTGGTCGCGGCCTGA